CTCCTGAAGCTTTCGACGTCGAGGTCATCGACGAAGGCGGGCGCGGCTTTCTCGGATTGGGAAACCGGCAAGTAAGAGTACGGCTTACGATACGCACCTCTGCGTCGCAGGAGGCGCAGGACGAGCGGCGGTCTCAAGAACCCGCCGAAGCGGTGCCCCAAATGGAAGGCGAGGATGCCGAAGTCGTGCGGGTCGCGCGCGAGACGGTCGCCGAGCTGCTGCAGCGCATGGACATCCGCGGAGACGTCGAAGCCAGCTGGGGAGAATCGGACGAGGAAGGAAGGATCCGCCCACTTCTCGTCGACATTCACGGCGATGACCTGAACGTTCTGATCGGCCGCCGCGGCAAGACGCTTTACGCGCTGCAGTACATCACCCGTCTGATTCTGGGCAAGGAGCTCAAACGTCCGGTCGCCGTTGTGATCGACGTCGAGGGCTATCGCGCTCGTAAGGAAAAACAACTGCGCAGGCTCGCGCGCCGCATGGCACAGCAAGCGCTGGAAACCGGCCGTACCATGACCCTCGAACCGATGGCGCCCAACGAGCGGCGCATCATCCACATCGAACTACGCGACGACCCGAACGTCAAGACCGTCAGCGTCGGTGAAGGGGATCGTCGAAAAGTCACCATCGTTCCCGTCCGCTAGAGAACCCGGCAAACCATGGCATCTCTTCCGGAGATTCGTCGTTCGAGCAAACCCACGCCCATCGATTACCTCGTCATCGGCCACATCGCAAAGGACCAATCCCCGCAGGGAGATGAGATCGGGGGGACTGCAGCGTATGCCGGCCGGACGGCGCAGGCACACGATTTGTCTGTCGGCGTTCTGACCTCGTACGCCGGGGATCTCAACCTGAGCCCCTTAAACGGTTTGGACATCCGCAACGTTTCGTCCGCAGCCACGACGACCTTCGAAAATCTTTACACCGCCCGGGGACGCGACCAGTTCTTACGCAGCGTAGCTGAACCCATTCACGCAGCTGCCGTCCCTGAGAAATGGCAGCAAACACCGCTCGTGCATCTCGGACCGATCGCCAACGAGGTGAGCCCGGATCTGATCGGATGCTTTGCGGAGGCGTTCATCGGTCTGACGCCGCAGGGCTGGCTGCGCAGATGGAACGAAGACGGAAAAATCCATCTCATGCATTGGGAGACCATTCGAGACGTCCTGCCGCTGGCCGATGCGGTCGTTCTCAGCCTGGAAGACCTCGATAACGTTCCCCAGACCGTTCCAGCCGTGGCGGAAAACTGCCGGCTGCTCGTCGTCACCGATGGACCGAACGGGGCATGGGTACATTTCAAAGGTCAGCGGCGGCATTTTCCTGCCCCGCGCATGGTGGAAGTAGATCCGACCGGCGCCGGGGATATCTTCGCCGCTGCATTTTTCATCCACGTTCAACGCCATCGAGATCCGTGGGAAGCGGCCCGTCTGGCGACGGAATTGGCCTCTAAATCCGTCATGCGAACGGGCATCGAAAGCTCGCCGTCGCGGGAAGAAGTGCGAGCTTTGCAGGCAGAGGTGCGTTGATGACTCGAATATACACCCTGGTCAACCAGAAGGGCGGCGTGGGCAAGACGACAACGGCGATCAACCTCGGCGCTTACCTGGCGAAAATGGGACAAAAAGTGCTGCTCGTGGATCTCGATCCACAAGCCAACGCCACGTCCTGCCTGGGCATCAACCACGCCGAGATCAAGGTCGGCACGTACGACGTCCTCATTGGCCGCAAACCGGCCGCTGAAAGCACGTTGATCAATCCGAAATTGAAAATGTCCTTGATGCCCTCATCCCCTGCCTTGGCGGGCGCACAAGTCGAATTGGTGGGAATCGACGGCCGGGAAAAGCTACTGCAGGAGGCCCTGGCGCCGATCACGGGTCAATACGACTACATCTTGATCGATTGCCCGCCGTCGTTGGGACTGCTGACGATCAATGGATTGATGGCCGCATCCCATGGCGTGATCATCCCCATCCAATGCGAGTATCTTGCCCTCGAAGGACTGACCCAGCTCATGAAGACGCTTCAACGTGTACGCAGCAGTCTCTTTCCCGCACTGGCAATTCGAGGTATGCTGCTGACGATGTACGACAGCCGGACCAACCTCTCGAAGGACGTCGTCGATGAAGTGCGCCAACACTTCCCCGGCAGAGTTTTCCATGCGATCATCCCCCGCAGCATTCGTTTGGCAGAAGCGCCGTCCCATGGGGTGCCGATCCTAGCATACGATCCGGGCTCTCCCGGAGCCGCCGCCTATCAATCCCTGGCGCAGGAAATCCTGCAAGGTGACGGCGTGGACCTGCGCGAAGCCAGTAAAAAAGTGTGAGGCCTGATATGAGCCGCAAGCGAGGTCTTGGAAAAGGTCTGGACGCTCTCATTCCGACGGGCGAAGAGCAGCCGGAAGTTGAAAGCGGCGTGCTCCAGGTTCCTATCGACGACATCGTTCCCAATCCGCGCCAGCCGAGAGCGAACTTCGACGAGCAAGGCCTGCAATCCCTGGCAGACTCGATCCGGGAGCACGGTGTCCTGCAGCCTCTGATGGTCGCGAGAGGTTCCGAGGCGGAAGGTTACGTGCTGATCGCCGGTGAGCGGCGGCTGCAAGCGGCGCGAATCGCCGGTCTGGCGACAGTTCCGGTCATCGTACGCCAGGCAGACGACCAGCAAAGTCTGGAATGGGCGCTCGTCGAGAATCTGCAGCGGACGGACCTGAATCCGCTCGAGGCGGCGCAGGGATACGAACAATTGGCCAGCGAATTCGGGCTGTCCCACGAGCAGATCGCAAAACGTGTGGGCAAGAGCCGCACGGCGATCAGCAACACCTTACGGCTGCTCAAACTCTCTCCGGCCGTGCGCAAAGCGCTGCTCGATGGAACGATACACGAAGGGCATGCCCGCGCTTTGCTGGCTCTCTCCAGCGCGCAGGCGCAATCGGCCGCGCTGCAAACGATCTTGCAAAATGACTTCAGCGTCCGTCAGGCGGAATCCCTGGTGCGCCGGCTGACGGGGGAAAAAAAGCAATCGGCGCCGGTGAAGAAGAAAACGCCGGAGGAAACTGCCCTCGAGGATCAACTGCGCCAGGCGCTGGGCACCAAAGTGAGTCTGCAGCAAAGCAAAGGCAGCGGCAGGATCATCATCCACTTTTACTCCGACGAAGAGTTGAACGCCCTCATCGAATACCTGCTGGGATCTTCGTAGGCGCTTCGCATGCACTACATAATCTACGGTACGGGAGCAGTCGGCGGTCTGATTGGCGGCCGGCTTGCCTTGTCCGGCCAGCGTGTTACGTTCCTGGCGCGTCCGCACGTCGCTGAAGCGCTGCGTACAAACGGGCTGACTCTGCAGACAGACGGTACTCGCACGCGCCTGGCGCAGCCCGAAACCATCACGGAGCTGCGCGCCGCATTTTCTGATCCTCCGGCGGATCTGATCGTCCTCACCGTGAAAGCGTACGATTGCCGTTCCGCGGCGCAGGACATCCAGGCTGCCGCCGTGGCCCGAATTCCCGTTCTTTCGATGCTCAACGGCGTTGGCAACGAGCAGACGCTGGCCGAGCTGCTCGGCGAGGACCGAGTCCTCTCGGGCACGCTGACCACTGCGGTGCAGCACCTGGAGCCGGGACTGATCCGCATCGAAAGGGAGCGCGGGGTGGGATTGGTGCAGGATCGAGCGATCGTACCGGGCATCGCAGCGGAACTGCGCCAGGCCGGATTCGACGTCCGGCTCTACCACGATCGTGCGCGCCTGAAGTGGTCCAAATTGCTGACCAACATCGTCGCCAATGCCAGTTCAGCCATCCTGGGATGGCCGCCCGAACGCATATTCGCCCACCCCGGCCTGGCCCGGCTGGAGATCGAAGCCCTGCGAGAGACGATGCGCGTGATGCGAGGCCTGGGAATCAGCCCGCAAAATCTGCCCGGCGTACCCGTGGCCCTGCTCGGGCGGGCGATCTTCCTGCCGGCGGGGGTCATCCGTCCCGTGCTGGGGAAAGTCGTAGCAAAAGGCCGAGGGGAAAAGCTGCCGTCCTTCCACTACGACATCGGCAAAGGCCGCAGCGAAGTGGAATGGTTGAATGGCGCCGTCGTGCACCAGGGAAGCGAGCAAGGCATTGCTACACCGGCAAATCGGACGCTCACAGACGCGATGCTCGAGCTGACGAAGCACCAGACGGATCCGAAATTATTTCGGGATGACCCTGAAAGGCTGCTGAGGCGCGCCAGGGAAATTGGCGTTC
The window above is part of the Anaerolineales bacterium genome. Proteins encoded here:
- the jag gene encoding RNA-binding cell elongation regulator Jag/EloR; protein product: PEAFDVEVIDEGGRGFLGLGNRQVRVRLTIRTSASQEAQDERRSQEPAEAVPQMEGEDAEVVRVARETVAELLQRMDIRGDVEASWGESDEEGRIRPLLVDIHGDDLNVLIGRRGKTLYALQYITRLILGKELKRPVAVVIDVEGYRARKEKQLRRLARRMAQQALETGRTMTLEPMAPNERRIIHIELRDDPNVKTVSVGEGDRRKVTIVPVR
- a CDS encoding PfkB family carbohydrate kinase gives rise to the protein MASLPEIRRSSKPTPIDYLVIGHIAKDQSPQGDEIGGTAAYAGRTAQAHDLSVGVLTSYAGDLNLSPLNGLDIRNVSSAATTTFENLYTARGRDQFLRSVAEPIHAAAVPEKWQQTPLVHLGPIANEVSPDLIGCFAEAFIGLTPQGWLRRWNEDGKIHLMHWETIRDVLPLADAVVLSLEDLDNVPQTVPAVAENCRLLVVTDGPNGAWVHFKGQRRHFPAPRMVEVDPTGAGDIFAAAFFIHVQRHRDPWEAARLATELASKSVMRTGIESSPSREEVRALQAEVR
- a CDS encoding ParA family protein — encoded protein: MTRIYTLVNQKGGVGKTTTAINLGAYLAKMGQKVLLVDLDPQANATSCLGINHAEIKVGTYDVLIGRKPAAESTLINPKLKMSLMPSSPALAGAQVELVGIDGREKLLQEALAPITGQYDYILIDCPPSLGLLTINGLMAASHGVIIPIQCEYLALEGLTQLMKTLQRVRSSLFPALAIRGMLLTMYDSRTNLSKDVVDEVRQHFPGRVFHAIIPRSIRLAEAPSHGVPILAYDPGSPGAAAYQSLAQEILQGDGVDLREASKKV
- a CDS encoding ParB/RepB/Spo0J family partition protein; its protein translation is MSRKRGLGKGLDALIPTGEEQPEVESGVLQVPIDDIVPNPRQPRANFDEQGLQSLADSIREHGVLQPLMVARGSEAEGYVLIAGERRLQAARIAGLATVPVIVRQADDQQSLEWALVENLQRTDLNPLEAAQGYEQLASEFGLSHEQIAKRVGKSRTAISNTLRLLKLSPAVRKALLDGTIHEGHARALLALSSAQAQSAALQTILQNDFSVRQAESLVRRLTGEKKQSAPVKKKTPEETALEDQLRQALGTKVSLQQSKGSGRIIIHFYSDEELNALIEYLLGSS
- a CDS encoding ketopantoate reductase family protein, which encodes MHYIIYGTGAVGGLIGGRLALSGQRVTFLARPHVAEALRTNGLTLQTDGTRTRLAQPETITELRAAFSDPPADLIVLTVKAYDCRSAAQDIQAAAVARIPVLSMLNGVGNEQTLAELLGEDRVLSGTLTTAVQHLEPGLIRIERERGVGLVQDRAIVPGIAAELRQAGFDVRLYHDRARLKWSKLLTNIVANASSAILGWPPERIFAHPGLARLEIEALRETMRVMRGLGISPQNLPGVPVALLGRAIFLPAGVIRPVLGKVVAKGRGEKLPSFHYDIGKGRSEVEWLNGAVVHQGSEQGIATPANRTLTDAMLELTKHQTDPKLFRDDPERLLRRAREIGVPGI